From one Shewanella sp. GD04112 genomic stretch:
- a CDS encoding MBL fold metallo-hydrolase — translation MQMTLQFLGATEEVTGSCHLLTVAGKQMLLDCGLIQGGKADELRNHEPFSFDPLAISAVVLSHAHIDHSGRLPLLVKAGYTGPIFTHKATAELCAIMLKDAAMLQVRDTERTNKKRAKHELEPLEPLFTVEDAEQAITQFVSLEYGQVTQVIPHVDICLSDAGHILGSALVELWLGEGKAQKKLVFSGDLGRAGMPILRNPTLVDTADLVLMESTYGNRFHRSWTDTLDELKAIFAKAVTESHGNILLPAFSVGRAQELLYLFHLYAKEWDLSRWKVCLDSPMAIEATRVYVNNYPLMDDDFKRFTRQHPGQHPLLSNVEFIQTTEESIALNDVHKGLIIIAGSGMCNGGRIRSHLEHNLWRPECDVIICGYQALGTPGRALVDGAEELTIHGNSIKVAAKLHTVGGLSAHADQAELLRWYRHFEAQPPLVLVHGEPEAQQGLVAVMNQDSKTKPKALAIATRGDMLDLNALPKLVWVTN, via the coding sequence ATGCAGATGACATTGCAGTTTTTGGGCGCGACCGAGGAAGTGACTGGCTCGTGCCACTTACTCACAGTGGCAGGTAAGCAAATGCTGCTCGATTGCGGTCTCATCCAAGGTGGCAAGGCCGATGAGTTACGTAATCACGAACCTTTTAGCTTCGATCCCCTTGCGATTTCAGCCGTTGTCTTGAGTCACGCCCATATTGATCATTCGGGCCGCTTACCCCTGTTGGTTAAGGCGGGCTATACCGGGCCGATTTTTACCCATAAAGCGACGGCAGAGCTGTGTGCCATCATGCTGAAAGATGCCGCCATGTTGCAGGTGCGCGATACCGAAAGAACCAATAAAAAGCGTGCTAAGCATGAGTTGGAGCCTTTAGAGCCGCTATTTACTGTAGAAGATGCGGAGCAGGCCATCACTCAGTTTGTATCGCTTGAATATGGCCAAGTCACCCAAGTGATCCCCCATGTGGATATTTGCTTATCGGATGCGGGGCATATTTTAGGCTCGGCACTGGTAGAGCTTTGGTTGGGAGAAGGGAAAGCGCAGAAAAAACTGGTATTTAGTGGCGATCTTGGCCGAGCTGGCATGCCGATATTACGTAATCCCACCTTAGTCGACACCGCCGATTTAGTGCTAATGGAAAGCACCTACGGTAATCGTTTCCACCGCAGTTGGACAGATACTCTGGACGAGTTAAAGGCGATTTTCGCCAAGGCGGTGACCGAGAGCCACGGCAATATTCTGTTGCCGGCTTTCTCCGTGGGGCGTGCGCAGGAGCTTTTGTATCTATTTCATTTATATGCCAAAGAGTGGGATCTCTCCCGCTGGAAAGTCTGTCTCGACAGTCCTATGGCGATTGAAGCGACGCGGGTGTATGTCAATAATTATCCCTTAATGGACGATGATTTTAAGCGCTTTACCCGCCAGCATCCGGGGCAACATCCGTTATTGTCGAATGTAGAATTTATCCAAACGACTGAGGAGTCTATCGCCCTTAACGATGTGCACAAAGGGTTGATCATTATTGCTGGCAGCGGCATGTGTAACGGTGGCCGTATCCGTAGTCATTTAGAGCACAATCTATGGCGCCCTGAATGCGATGTGATTATCTGCGGCTATCAAGCACTTGGTACGCCGGGACGCGCCTTAGTTGATGGCGCCGAGGAACTCACTATCCATGGTAATAGCATCAAAGTTGCCGCTAAATTACACACTGTCGGTGGCTTATCGGCCCACGCGGATCAGGCGGAGTTATTACGTTGGTATCGACATTTTGAAGCGCAGCCGCCCTTGGTGCTTGTTCACGGTGAACCCGAAGCCCAGCAGGGATTAGTCGCTGTGATGAATCAAGACTCGAAAACCAAACCTAAAGCGCTGGCCATCGCTACCCGTGGCGATATGTTGGATTTAAATGCCTTACCCAAATTAGTTTGGGTGACTAACTAG
- a CDS encoding metalloregulator ArsR/SmtB family transcription factor — translation MQPVAFFKALADETRLKCLLLIQREGELCVCELMAALSEIQPKISRHLAQLKKAGILVDRRQGQWVFYQINPELNAWCQQVLAQSCEANSAFLAESMQNLCSMGARPERAKACC, via the coding sequence ATGCAACCCGTGGCATTTTTTAAGGCTCTTGCCGATGAGACTCGGCTGAAATGTTTATTGCTGATCCAGCGGGAAGGGGAGCTGTGCGTCTGTGAATTAATGGCCGCGCTGTCGGAGATCCAACCTAAGATCTCGAGGCATTTAGCGCAGTTAAAAAAAGCAGGGATCTTAGTCGATAGGCGCCAAGGCCAATGGGTGTTTTATCAAATTAATCCAGAGCTTAATGCTTGGTGTCAGCAAGTGTTGGCGCAAAGTTGTGAGGCCAACAGCGCGTTTTTAGCTGAGAGTATGCAGAACCTGTGCAGCATGGGGGCTCGTCCCGAACGTGCTAAAGCTTGCTGTTAA
- the arsB gene encoding ACR3 family arsenite efflux transporter encodes MGIFERYLSVWVGLSILAGVVLGNLAPNVFAAVAAIEFAHVNLIIALFIWVMIYPMMVQIDFSAVKNVSKTPKGLLLTLTINWLIKPFTMALLGWLFFKLVFADWVDPQTAGEYIAGMILLGVAPCTAMVFVWSQLTKGDPNYTLVQVSVNDIIMVFLFAPLSALLLGVSDIQVPWETLLLSVVLYVLLPLVAGVLTRKRLEASHGASAVPQLLAKLKPWSVIGLLATVVLLFGFQAKTILSQPQNILLIAIPLIIQSYGIFILTYWLALKLKLTHAIAAPASMIGSSNFFELAVAVAISLFGLHSGAALATVVGVLVEVPVMLSLVYFANRTRHWFAT; translated from the coding sequence ATGGGGATCTTTGAACGTTATTTAAGTGTCTGGGTTGGCTTGAGTATTCTCGCTGGGGTTGTGCTTGGTAATCTCGCTCCAAATGTATTTGCTGCCGTTGCGGCGATTGAATTTGCCCATGTGAATTTGATTATTGCGTTATTTATCTGGGTGATGATCTACCCCATGATGGTGCAAATTGACTTTTCGGCAGTCAAGAATGTCAGTAAGACCCCGAAGGGATTACTGCTAACGCTGACCATTAACTGGCTGATTAAACCCTTTACCATGGCCTTACTCGGTTGGTTATTCTTTAAACTGGTGTTTGCCGATTGGGTCGACCCGCAAACGGCGGGTGAATATATCGCGGGGATGATTCTCCTTGGCGTCGCCCCTTGTACTGCCATGGTGTTTGTTTGGAGCCAACTGACGAAGGGCGATCCTAACTACACCTTAGTGCAAGTCTCTGTAAACGATATCATTATGGTGTTTTTATTTGCACCGCTCTCTGCATTGTTGCTGGGTGTGAGTGATATTCAAGTGCCATGGGAAACCCTGCTGCTTTCAGTGGTGTTATATGTCTTATTGCCCTTAGTCGCAGGCGTGTTGACTCGAAAGCGCCTCGAGGCAAGCCATGGTGCCAGCGCGGTGCCGCAGTTATTGGCTAAACTAAAACCTTGGTCTGTGATTGGGCTATTAGCGACGGTTGTGCTGCTGTTCGGCTTTCAGGCCAAGACCATCCTTAGCCAACCGCAGAACATTCTATTAATCGCCATCCCATTGATTATTCAGAGCTATGGCATCTTTATCTTGACCTACTGGCTGGCGTTAAAACTCAAATTGACCCATGCGATTGCCGCGCCCGCGAGCATGATAGGTTCTTCTAACTTCTTTGAATTAGCCGTAGCCGTGGCGATTTCGCTCTTTGGTTTGCATTCTGGGGCGGCACTGGCGACCGTGGTGGGCGTTTTGGTCGAAGTGCCTGTGATGTTGTCTTTGGTGTACTTTGCCAATCGCACCCGTCATTGGTTTGCGACTTAA
- the arsJ gene encoding organoarsenical effux MFS transporter ArsJ, with protein sequence MPAAKLFEQLMQLPAAVRQYLLITFNYWSFTLTDGALRMLVVLHFHDLGYTPFAIAMLFLFYEIFGVGTNLVGGYLGARLGLNRTMNLGLGMQVLALGMLLVPAAILPLWLAGVPWVMAAQALSGIAKDLNKMSAKSAIKLLVPKGEQGKLYHWVALLTGSKNALKGAGFFLGGALLAGLGFNMAIAAMMAVLALVWLMSLALLRKDLGKAKNKPKFTEIFSKSRSVNILSAARLFLFAARDVWFVVALPVYLASQWGWDHWAVGGFLALWVIGYGIVQTLAPKITGASRAEAGTLQRIPDGYTTLVWSTLLAFVPALIALCLYLDFSPQLSLILGLMLFGGLFAINSSLHSYLIVSYASEEAVSLDVGFYYMANAMGRLVGTVLSGWVYQSYGLVACLWISTAFIAMTALISIKLPRQG encoded by the coding sequence GTGCCTGCCGCCAAGCTATTTGAACAACTGATGCAATTGCCCGCAGCTGTGCGGCAATATTTGCTGATCACCTTCAATTATTGGAGTTTTACCTTAACCGATGGTGCGCTGCGGATGTTGGTGGTGCTGCATTTTCACGATCTCGGTTATACGCCATTCGCGATTGCGATGTTGTTCTTGTTCTATGAGATTTTTGGTGTCGGAACCAATCTGGTGGGCGGTTATCTTGGCGCTCGCCTAGGGCTCAATCGCACCATGAATCTAGGCCTTGGCATGCAGGTGTTGGCATTAGGGATGTTATTGGTGCCAGCGGCCATTTTACCGCTGTGGCTCGCGGGCGTGCCCTGGGTGATGGCGGCGCAGGCGCTTTCGGGCATTGCTAAAGATCTCAACAAGATGAGCGCAAAAAGCGCGATTAAATTGCTGGTTCCAAAGGGCGAGCAGGGCAAGCTTTACCATTGGGTTGCCCTGTTGACTGGGTCTAAAAATGCCCTTAAAGGAGCGGGCTTTTTCCTTGGTGGCGCCTTGTTAGCGGGATTAGGTTTCAATATGGCGATTGCCGCCATGATGGCCGTGCTTGCACTGGTGTGGTTAATGAGTCTGGCCTTGCTGAGAAAAGATCTGGGAAAAGCGAAGAACAAACCTAAGTTTACCGAAATTTTTTCTAAGAGCCGCAGCGTAAATATTCTCTCGGCGGCGCGCCTGTTTTTGTTTGCCGCAAGGGATGTGTGGTTTGTGGTGGCTTTGCCCGTGTATCTGGCAAGCCAATGGGGCTGGGATCATTGGGCCGTGGGCGGCTTTTTGGCGCTATGGGTGATAGGTTACGGCATAGTGCAAACCTTAGCACCGAAGATTACCGGTGCGAGCAGAGCGGAAGCTGGCACTTTGCAGCGTATCCCCGATGGCTATACCACCTTAGTTTGGTCGACCTTATTAGCTTTTGTTCCCGCATTAATTGCGCTCTGTTTGTATCTGGATTTCTCACCACAGCTCAGTCTGATCTTGGGGCTGATGTTATTTGGCGGGCTGTTTGCGATTAACTCTTCACTGCACAGCTATTTAATCGTGAGTTACGCCAGTGAAGAGGCGGTATCCCTCGATGTGGGATTCTATTATATGGCCAATGCCATGGGGCGTTTAGTCGGAACCGTGCTCTCGGGCTGGGTGTATCAGAGTTATGGGTTGGTGGCCTGCCTATGGATTTCGACGGCCTTTATTGCAATGACGGCACTGATCTCTATCAAGCTGCCTCGACAAGGATAG
- a CDS encoding flavohemoglobin expression-modulating QEGLA motif protein, with product MSESLAQYQEDLRRLSDELIRIQTPIKILDAIKWPREMEERFLSSKGTVLPAISQDFYQKIALPFDPVKTQAELLALKQEIHRRLGKKDKLGKILVANVDQYRLVVDMLGHRGTPVFGQLSQELYGSASHRLHGDRHTLRQLGDKLSYIFSLPAARHMNKHHPKIISAPEAVNVLSQRLEKYFHSDDMRVRLSDGIVSDAAVGGDTVKLNSKAMFSESDLNVYEVHEGWVHVGTTLNGRAQPHATWLSVGSPRVAATQEGLAVLLEMLTLSSNPGRARRISDRVAAVDMAENGANFIEVFNYFRELNLSAKDSYRVTQRVFRGGMVEGGSFFTKDISYVRGYVENINFIRSAITSGLPELIPMLFLGKLAIEDIPVLYQACQEGILTPPKYLPPMFDNFSGLYAWFGFASGLAGIDLKGVQRHFTRLFKDVPSIDPSLELLDDTEFDNNSD from the coding sequence ATGTCAGAGTCGTTAGCCCAGTATCAAGAAGATTTACGCCGCCTTTCCGATGAGCTTATCCGCATCCAAACGCCGATTAAAATTTTAGATGCCATCAAATGGCCACGGGAAATGGAAGAGCGCTTTCTCTCCAGTAAAGGCACTGTTCTGCCAGCGATTAGCCAAGATTTTTATCAAAAAATTGCCTTGCCCTTCGATCCCGTTAAAACCCAAGCAGAGCTGCTTGCCTTAAAACAAGAAATCCACCGCCGTTTGGGTAAAAAAGACAAGCTGGGTAAGATCTTAGTTGCTAACGTCGACCAATATCGCTTAGTTGTCGATATGCTGGGTCATCGAGGAACCCCTGTCTTTGGTCAGCTGAGCCAAGAACTCTACGGCAGCGCCAGCCACAGATTACATGGCGATCGCCACACCCTGCGCCAATTGGGCGATAAACTCAGTTATATCTTCTCCCTGCCCGCCGCGCGGCATATGAATAAGCATCACCCCAAAATCATCAGTGCCCCCGAAGCCGTGAATGTACTGAGCCAGCGATTGGAAAAGTACTTTCACAGTGATGATATGCGGGTGCGGCTGAGTGACGGGATTGTGTCTGACGCCGCAGTGGGTGGCGATACGGTCAAACTCAACAGCAAAGCCATGTTCAGCGAGTCAGATCTCAATGTGTACGAAGTACATGAAGGTTGGGTGCATGTGGGTACCACCCTCAATGGTCGAGCTCAACCCCATGCGACTTGGCTCAGCGTCGGTTCTCCCCGCGTAGCCGCCACCCAAGAAGGGCTTGCCGTCTTACTCGAAATGCTCACCCTAAGTTCTAACCCAGGCCGCGCCCGCCGTATTAGCGATCGTGTCGCTGCGGTAGATATGGCGGAAAATGGGGCAAACTTTATTGAAGTATTTAACTATTTTAGAGAGTTAAATCTTAGCGCTAAGGACAGTTATCGAGTCACACAAAGGGTGTTTCGTGGCGGCATGGTCGAAGGCGGCAGCTTTTTTACCAAAGATATTTCCTATGTGCGTGGTTATGTCGAAAACATCAACTTTATCCGCAGCGCCATCACATCGGGTTTACCCGAACTGATCCCTATGCTGTTTTTAGGCAAACTCGCCATTGAGGACATCCCCGTGCTCTATCAAGCTTGCCAAGAAGGAATTCTGACGCCGCCTAAGTATTTGCCGCCGATGTTCGACAACTTCAGCGGCTTGTATGCTTGGTTTGGTTTTGCCTCAGGATTAGCAGGTATCGATCTGAAAGGGGTGCAACGTCACTTCACCCGCTTATTTAAAGACGTGCCCAGTATCGACCCAAGCCTCGAGTTACTCGACGACACTGAATTTGATAATAACTCGGACTAA
- a CDS encoding ArsJ-associated glyceraldehyde-3-phosphate dehydrogenase: MAIKIGINGFGRMGRLALRAAWEWDDVEFVQINDPAGDAATLAHLLEFDSVHGRWCYPVTASHDGIQIQDKTIRTTGNKTIAETDWSGCDVVIEASGVMKTKALLQAYLDQGVKRVVVTAPVKEEGVLNVVMGVNHQLYDPAIHPIVTAASCTTNCLAPVVKVIHEQIGIKHGSMTTIHDITNTQTILDAPHKDLRRARACGLSLIPTTTGSATAITHIFPELKGKLNGHAVRVPLANASLTDCVFELERSVTEAEVNALLQTAAEGELKGILGYEERPLVSVDYKTDPRSSIVDALSTMVVNGTQLKLYVWYDNEWGYANRTAELARLVGQLDLPR, translated from the coding sequence ATGGCAATTAAAATCGGAATTAATGGATTTGGGCGCATGGGACGTTTGGCTCTGCGCGCGGCGTGGGAATGGGATGATGTTGAGTTTGTGCAGATTAACGATCCCGCTGGGGATGCGGCTACCTTGGCCCATTTGCTTGAGTTCGATTCAGTTCACGGTCGCTGGTGCTATCCGGTAACGGCGAGTCACGATGGCATTCAAATCCAAGATAAAACCATTCGCACCACAGGCAATAAGACAATTGCCGAGACCGATTGGTCGGGATGCGATGTGGTGATTGAAGCCTCCGGGGTGATGAAAACTAAAGCCTTACTGCAAGCCTATTTAGATCAAGGCGTGAAGCGTGTGGTGGTAACGGCGCCAGTTAAAGAGGAAGGTGTGTTAAATGTGGTGATGGGCGTGAATCATCAACTATACGATCCGGCTATTCATCCGATTGTGACCGCGGCTTCCTGTACGACCAACTGTCTTGCACCGGTAGTGAAAGTGATCCATGAGCAGATTGGCATCAAGCACGGTTCCATGACCACTATCCATGATATTACTAACACCCAAACGATTCTGGATGCGCCGCACAAGGATCTGCGCCGCGCCCGCGCCTGTGGGTTAAGTTTAATCCCTACTACCACGGGCAGCGCGACGGCAATTACCCATATTTTCCCTGAGCTTAAGGGCAAGTTGAATGGCCATGCGGTACGGGTGCCGCTCGCTAACGCATCCCTCACCGACTGTGTATTTGAGCTTGAGCGCAGCGTGACCGAAGCGGAAGTGAATGCACTGCTACAAACCGCCGCCGAAGGTGAACTCAAGGGCATTTTAGGTTATGAGGAGCGGCCGTTAGTCTCGGTTGATTATAAAACCGATCCCCGTTCGAGCATTGTCGATGCGCTCTCGACCATGGTGGTGAATGGTACTCAGCTAAAACTTTACGTGTGGTACGACAATGAGTGGGGATATGCCAACCGTACGGCAGAGCTCGCCCGCTTAGTTGGCCAGCTTGATTTGCCGCGTTAG
- a CDS encoding PDC sensor domain-containing protein produces MAAMSYLSVIERYHEYETTVHELMESILTGIADADLFHQPKVDIKAMKGIAGSYPFVELMYLLDTQGVQISQNITVVDQQIKLVPLGGNRDRSQRPYFTNRDESDGVNITRPYLSNASGNLCLSASLAIVQQEQKLGYLVVDVDLTRMIEFMMGDSARRRVTPAFKAVYGLIVAGLFVLVMALLWTALRDIYGLFVVDHVGQDPLQPFGIIIFMTLALAIFDLGKTILEEEVLMHKDIFRHSSTRRTITRFVSTILIAISIEALLTMFKASLGEKQYIEPAIWMMLAVVGLLVGLGAYVYLGAKAEWLLIKTQAYKSGKK; encoded by the coding sequence ATGGCTGCAATGAGCTATTTGAGTGTGATTGAGCGTTATCACGAATACGAGACCACAGTGCATGAGCTGATGGAGTCCATTTTAACGGGGATTGCCGATGCGGACTTATTTCACCAACCTAAAGTCGATATCAAGGCCATGAAAGGCATTGCGGGCAGTTACCCCTTTGTCGAGCTGATGTATTTGCTCGATACCCAAGGAGTGCAAATAAGCCAAAATATCACAGTGGTCGATCAGCAGATCAAGTTAGTGCCCCTTGGGGGGAATCGCGACCGCAGTCAGCGGCCCTATTTTACTAATCGGGATGAGTCCGATGGCGTCAATATCACTCGCCCTTATTTATCCAATGCCAGCGGGAACTTATGTTTATCAGCCTCCTTAGCGATTGTGCAGCAGGAGCAAAAGCTGGGTTATCTGGTCGTCGATGTGGATTTGACACGAATGATTGAGTTTATGATGGGCGACAGTGCTCGTCGGCGAGTAACGCCAGCCTTTAAAGCCGTGTATGGCTTGATAGTCGCAGGGCTTTTTGTGCTGGTGATGGCGCTACTTTGGACGGCGCTTAGGGATATTTATGGGTTATTTGTGGTGGATCATGTCGGGCAAGATCCATTGCAACCTTTTGGGATCATAATCTTTATGACTCTAGCGTTAGCGATCTTCGACCTTGGGAAAACCATTCTGGAGGAAGAAGTGTTAATGCATAAGGATATTTTTCGCCACAGCTCCACCCGCCGAACCATCACTCGCTTTGTTTCAACGATTTTGATCGCCATTTCGATTGAGGCGTTATTGACCATGTTTAAGGCGTCACTGGGCGAGAAACAATATATCGAGCCAGCGATTTGGATGATGTTGGCCGTGGTAGGGTTATTAGTCGGTTTAGGGGCTTATGTGTATCTCGGGGCAAAAGCAGAATGGCTGCTGATTAAAACTCAGGCTTATAAGAGTGGCAAAAAGTAG
- a CDS encoding DUF2927 domain-containing protein, with product MLSGLKRFKNHGVIGLIALFLPFVIVPAKAANDSTPSDAITSDATLKLVPKPIRDWKNPAYIIQAFDEIALKNEYDKDKHRVRKWRQPVRVFVEHQVGDNGLHAQLVQMHLSHLAQITGHSIVKVDSLEEANLHLVFTRQSQWADVVMRLMGASAASNIHGSVCMGKFALNSQNEIERAWVVIPVDQAQMHGKLVACVVEEITQVLGLPNDSVKVFPSIFNDKTPQDLLTGLDYILLKLLYSKDIRAGMTAAEVQPILQKQLEQWQRDGTLTQADKAVRQGQLYPLLGY from the coding sequence ATGCTCTCGGGGTTAAAGCGTTTCAAAAATCATGGTGTCATTGGTTTAATCGCCCTGTTTTTGCCATTCGTTATCGTGCCCGCGAAGGCCGCGAACGATTCGACACCAAGCGATGCCATAACCTCCGATGCAACACTTAAGCTGGTGCCAAAACCTATTCGAGATTGGAAAAATCCCGCTTATATTATCCAAGCTTTCGATGAGATAGCCCTTAAAAATGAATACGATAAAGATAAACATCGGGTACGGAAATGGCGTCAGCCCGTGCGCGTCTTTGTCGAGCATCAAGTGGGCGATAATGGGTTGCATGCACAATTGGTGCAGATGCATTTAAGCCATCTGGCACAAATCACCGGCCACAGTATTGTCAAAGTGGATTCGCTCGAAGAGGCCAATTTACACTTAGTCTTTACCCGTCAATCCCAATGGGCCGATGTGGTGATGCGTCTTATGGGGGCAAGTGCGGCCAGTAATATTCATGGCTCTGTTTGTATGGGCAAATTTGCGCTTAATTCCCAGAATGAGATTGAGCGTGCTTGGGTGGTTATCCCCGTCGACCAAGCGCAAATGCATGGCAAATTGGTGGCCTGCGTGGTGGAAGAAATCACCCAAGTGCTGGGTCTGCCAAATGATTCGGTGAAAGTATTTCCTTCCATTTTTAACGATAAAACACCGCAGGATTTACTCACAGGGTTGGATTATATTTTGCTGAAACTGCTCTACAGTAAGGATATTCGTGCTGGCATGACGGCCGCCGAAGTACAGCCAATATTGCAGAAACAGCTGGAGCAATGGCAGCGGGACGGCACGCTGACACAAGCCGATAAAGCGGTTCGTCAGGGCCAGTTGTACCCACTGTTAGGTTATTGA